In a genomic window of Halostella litorea:
- a CDS encoding SprT-like domain-containing protein, with the protein MDSTDESVETKATTRSASEGASARTASAPTTRAEFLERARSYAESVAIDVDTDSVEWELSERAKRRAGVCLFDRQSESVTIRLTWAAYEEYGWKEFTEVIRHELVHAWEFQHFGESTHGERFQAKAAELDVPRHCRSFSDARLVLRCTDPACSWRADRHRASESVTDPEQRRCGACRGRYVVEHVDTGIRWRTNEGYEDARERIGDDW; encoded by the coding sequence ATGGACTCCACAGACGAGTCGGTTGAGACGAAAGCGACGACCCGATCGGCCAGCGAAGGCGCGTCGGCCAGGACAGCATCCGCCCCGACGACGCGGGCGGAGTTCCTCGAACGTGCCCGGTCGTACGCCGAATCGGTCGCCATCGACGTCGACACCGACTCGGTCGAGTGGGAACTTTCGGAGCGTGCCAAGCGACGGGCGGGGGTGTGTCTGTTCGACCGTCAGTCGGAGTCGGTGACGATCCGACTCACCTGGGCAGCCTACGAGGAGTACGGATGGAAGGAGTTCACCGAGGTGATCCGCCACGAACTCGTCCACGCCTGGGAGTTCCAGCACTTTGGCGAGTCGACGCACGGCGAACGATTCCAAGCGAAAGCAGCTGAACTCGATGTGCCGAGGCACTGCCGGTCGTTCAGCGACGCGCGGCTGGTACTTCGCTGTACTGACCCGGCGTGTTCGTGGCGCGCCGACCGGCATCGAGCCTCAGAGAGCGTGACCGACCCCGAACAGCGTCGCTGCGGTGCCTGTCGGGGACGCTACGTCGTCGAACACGTCGATACGGGCATACGCTGGCGGACGAACGAGGGGTACGAAGACGCCCGGGAACGGATCGGCGACGACTGGTAG
- a CDS encoding sulfite exporter TauE/SafE family protein, with product MLTFPFDPPLQVLLVVIALFSGIGITTIGPGGIFVTIALYSLTPLSSNMVAGTAHSTFIATGLVGSAAYVHSGEMRTGEGRVMAIILSLASVVGALIGAYVNSFVPRSVFGVLLGVLAMATGITIVYRERRQLSPLYELDATEPQGRLVLGVLGFALGVASGLLGVGGPVIAVPALVLVGVPMLLAVAVAQFQSIFIAVFATTGYLAQGNVSLPLAILVGTPLLVGVVAGWKVAHLIDPNRLKVALGVVLFAVGPYLAL from the coding sequence ATGTTGACCTTCCCGTTCGACCCGCCGCTCCAGGTCCTGCTGGTCGTCATCGCCCTGTTCTCGGGCATCGGCATCACCACGATCGGGCCGGGCGGGATCTTCGTGACGATCGCGTTGTACTCGCTAACGCCGCTTTCCTCGAACATGGTCGCGGGGACGGCACACTCGACGTTTATCGCCACGGGGCTTGTCGGGAGCGCAGCGTACGTCCACTCCGGCGAGATGCGGACCGGCGAGGGGCGCGTCATGGCGATCATCCTCAGCCTCGCCAGCGTCGTCGGGGCGCTGATCGGCGCGTACGTGAACTCCTTCGTCCCGCGATCGGTGTTCGGCGTTCTCCTCGGGGTACTGGCGATGGCGACAGGCATCACCATCGTGTATCGCGAACGCCGGCAGCTCAGCCCGCTGTATGAACTCGATGCGACAGAACCGCAGGGCCGCCTCGTCCTCGGAGTTCTGGGGTTCGCTCTCGGGGTCGCGAGTGGGCTCCTCGGCGTCGGCGGGCCGGTGATCGCCGTGCCGGCGCTCGTGCTCGTCGGCGTACCGATGCTGCTTGCGGTCGCCGTCGCGCAGTTCCAGTCGATCTTCATCGCCGTGTTCGCGACCACGGGCTATCTGGCGCAGGGGAACGTGTCGCTCCCGCTCGCTATCCTGGTCGGGACGCCGCTTCTCGTGGGCGTCGTCGCCGGGTGGAAGGTCGCCCACCTGATCGATCCGAACCGGTTGAAGGTTGCCCTCGGAGTCGTCCTGTTCGCGGTAGGTCCGTATTTGGCGCTCTAG
- a CDS encoding DUF7342 family protein, with protein MSKTDPEDGPPPFEDAFASDDVEQRIYGTILQTREPTTASAIADAADCDPKTARKYLGWFDDLGIVTRHDSHPATYERNDAYFEWRRINQLAGDHSVEELQELVREMTTRIAEYEDTYDAASPAAVDAVAAAEASDERTIDDVYSDLADWATAREERERYERARQQRTGGKREQASG; from the coding sequence ATGTCCAAGACAGACCCCGAGGATGGGCCGCCCCCTTTCGAAGATGCGTTCGCCAGCGACGACGTCGAACAACGCATCTACGGCACTATCCTGCAGACCCGTGAGCCGACGACTGCGAGTGCCATTGCTGATGCCGCCGACTGCGACCCGAAGACCGCCCGGAAGTACCTTGGCTGGTTCGACGATTTGGGGATCGTCACCCGGCACGATAGTCATCCGGCCACCTACGAACGGAATGATGCGTATTTCGAGTGGCGACGCATCAACCAGCTCGCAGGCGACCACTCCGTCGAGGAACTCCAAGAACTCGTTCGTGAGATGACGACGCGCATCGCCGAGTACGAAGACACGTACGATGCCGCGTCACCGGCCGCTGTCGATGCCGTCGCCGCCGCGGAGGCCAGCGACGAACGAACCATCGACGACGTGTACAGCGACCTCGCCGATTGGGCGACCGCTCGTGAGGAGCGTGAGCGCTACGAACGCGCTCGCCAGCAGCGCACAGGTGGCAAGCGCGAACAGGCCTCCGGGTAG
- a CDS encoding IS5 family transposase, giving the protein MQPLPKSRLLRFVEEAFQLAQRAVARYSSKFSKQRYTLHQHIVLLCLKVRKNTTYRTLLDELIEMPRIRNAINLSELPAPSTLCKAFDRLDMAVWRVLLNLSVSLLPTNGVTGVDASGFDRSHASKHYTKRAKLTIQQLKVTLLVDSKVNAVLDLHVTTTRKHDSQIAPSLIKRNPETIDILLGDKGYDDQKIRRLARQHGIRPLIKHREFTSLHKAWNARLDADLYGQRSQSETVNSTLKRKYGAFVRSRRWWKQFRELALACIVHNLDKAI; this is encoded by the coding sequence ATGCAGCCCCTCCCAAAGTCTCGGTTGCTCCGATTTGTCGAGGAAGCATTTCAGTTAGCCCAACGTGCCGTAGCTCGGTACTCCTCGAAGTTCTCGAAACAACGCTATACGCTCCATCAGCACATCGTTCTCCTCTGTCTCAAAGTTCGGAAGAACACAACGTATCGCACACTCCTCGACGAACTCATCGAGATGCCCCGTATTCGGAACGCGATCAATCTCAGTGAACTCCCTGCGCCATCTACGCTATGCAAAGCGTTCGATAGACTCGATATGGCTGTCTGGCGAGTGCTGCTCAATCTCTCTGTTTCACTGCTTCCGACTAACGGTGTTACGGGGGTCGACGCCTCAGGGTTTGACCGCAGTCACGCCTCGAAGCACTACACGAAACGAGCCAAACTCACGATTCAGCAACTCAAAGTAACACTGCTGGTCGATTCCAAAGTGAACGCTGTCCTCGATTTACATGTGACGACGACACGAAAACACGATAGCCAGATCGCTCCGTCGTTGATCAAACGCAATCCCGAGACTATCGACATCCTGCTCGGGGACAAAGGTTACGACGACCAGAAAATTAGACGGCTTGCCCGTCAACACGGGATTCGTCCACTAATCAAGCATCGTGAGTTCACATCGCTTCACAAGGCATGGAATGCACGCTTAGACGCCGATCTCTACGGTCAACGGAGTCAATCAGAGACAGTCAACTCAACACTCAAGCGGAAGTACGGCGCATTCGTCCGGTCACGACGCTGGTGGAAGCAGTTCCGTGAACTCGCTCTTGCGTGTATCGTCCACAATCTTGACAAAGCAATCTAA
- a CDS encoding type II toxin-antitoxin system death-on-curing family toxin, with the protein MTEEPKSLSYLSAADIREIHRLIVESNTDTAAGISSPDDIEYTVEHIQEGHFGHVPESLHENALQLLRLIVANHPFVDENKRTALMSTRIFYALNGHRFDYDRRVKEILKAFATDEASVNEDDVIEYLQAHTEPLAPEYEATINLWLSRIDGTTQLSGTEEHEATDESSSNEPNGYEQDPHSGS; encoded by the coding sequence ATGACCGAGGAGCCGAAGTCACTCAGCTATCTGTCGGCTGCTGATATCCGTGAGATTCACCGATTAATCGTAGAGTCGAACACGGATACAGCGGCTGGTATCTCCTCACCAGACGATATCGAATACACCGTTGAACACATTCAAGAGGGGCATTTCGGTCACGTTCCCGAGTCGCTCCATGAGAACGCATTGCAGCTGCTTCGGCTCATAGTGGCAAATCATCCATTCGTGGATGAGAATAAGCGAACGGCGCTCATGTCGACCCGGATTTTCTACGCCCTCAATGGCCACCGGTTCGACTACGATCGAAGGGTCAAAGAGATTCTGAAGGCGTTCGCGACGGACGAGGCCAGTGTCAATGAGGACGATGTGATCGAATATCTGCAAGCGCACACAGAGCCGCTCGCACCGGAATATGAAGCGACGATCAACCTTTGGCTATCCCGTATCGACGGCACAACCCAGTTGTCGGGGACGGAAGAGCACGAAGCAACTGATGAGAGCTCATCCAACGAACCGAACGGTTATGAACAGGACCCTCATAGTGGAAGCTAA
- a CDS encoding DNA-binding protein, translated as MSSTNLRGNEPAGRAQTSEHEAGAEGVEQSEGRLDLRASVAQEIQAKIDYADERAVEGRLFGQTLEAQERLEARAWEVERTRTRGDREQESDREKRTRRAVAADSDEWRAAFEKRAGSVDPWLDPERADPQTELSREELGAVNEQAMRLDEKLAGWSRAAISRRLAERVADGTEITSAVVGVYEELEQAPGQVVPIAAVQDVSRREVDIRGTVTQLWNPSNPAIQQVGLIEDESGRIKFTVWRKSRQGMVREGEDVTFRGVAKNWYQGRVSVALTGWSRIVSHGVRGQR; from the coding sequence ATGTCAAGTACGAACCTACGCGGTAATGAACCTGCGGGTCGGGCACAGACGAGTGAACACGAAGCGGGCGCGGAGGGAGTCGAGCAAAGCGAGGGCCGACTGGACCTGCGAGCGAGCGTCGCACAGGAGATTCAGGCAAAGATCGACTACGCGGACGAGCGGGCGGTCGAGGGGCGATTGTTCGGGCAAACGTTGGAAGCCCAGGAGCGACTGGAAGCGCGGGCGTGGGAAGTCGAACGGACGAGGACTCGGGGCGACAGGGAACAGGAATCAGACAGAGAGAAACGGACCCGACGGGCGGTGGCGGCGGATAGCGACGAGTGGCGGGCGGCGTTCGAGAAACGAGCGGGGAGCGTCGACCCGTGGTTGGACCCGGAGCGGGCGGACCCACAAACGGAGTTGTCGCGTGAAGAACTGGGAGCGGTGAACGAGCAGGCGATGCGGTTGGACGAGAAGCTGGCAGGATGGTCGCGGGCGGCGATCAGTCGGCGGCTGGCAGAGCGTGTTGCGGACGGCACGGAGATCACGAGCGCAGTCGTGGGCGTGTACGAGGAGTTGGAGCAGGCACCGGGACAGGTAGTTCCGATCGCAGCCGTACAGGACGTCTCGCGGCGAGAAGTGGATATTCGGGGAACTGTGACCCAACTGTGGAATCCAAGTAACCCCGCAATCCAGCAGGTCGGACTCATTGAAGACGAGAGCGGCCGGATCAAGTTCACGGTCTGGCGAAAGAGCAGGCAGGGGATGGTGCGGGAAGGCGAAGACGTGACGTTCAGAGGGGTCGCCAAGAACTGGTACCAGGGGCGAGTGTCGGTCGCACTGACGGGGTGGTCGCGGATCGTCTCACACGGAGTAAGGGGCCAACGGTAG
- a CDS encoding transcription initiation factor IIB — protein sequence MSLRDTYDSGFDEDLPLETTSSENPGTACPDCDGTLRTADGETACTECGLITDEYRLDHAATPRDRNDTETREQTGAPLTPARHDRGLVTSIGYRRDGNGNKLSQRKRRTLNRLRIQQRRGQFDGTADRNLAHACGEIARLTSSLDLSFACREEASRVFREAQSESLLVGRSVESMAAASVYAACRCRETLLTVGELAAVSSCEERDIWRAYGVLNTELGLDVPVRRPQAFVASCASACRELVPARVRRRALELATRSEKHGLANGRNPAGVAAGCLYYAGVEQDVSLTQAALAEAGNVSENTLRKRSAELDGILG from the coding sequence ATGTCGCTCAGAGACACCTACGACAGTGGCTTCGACGAAGACCTGCCCCTAGAGACAACTTCATCCGAAAATCCCGGGACGGCGTGTCCGGACTGTGACGGGACGCTTCGCACGGCGGACGGCGAGACGGCTTGTACCGAATGCGGGCTCATCACAGACGAGTACCGACTCGACCACGCTGCGACGCCGCGGGACCGCAACGACACAGAGACCCGTGAACAGACTGGCGCGCCGTTGACGCCCGCACGACACGACCGCGGACTCGTCACGTCCATCGGTTACCGACGGGACGGAAACGGGAACAAACTGAGCCAGCGGAAACGCCGGACGCTCAACCGATTGCGGATCCAACAGCGTCGGGGACAGTTCGACGGGACAGCGGACCGAAACCTCGCACACGCCTGCGGAGAGATAGCCAGGTTGACCAGTAGCCTCGACCTCTCGTTTGCCTGTCGTGAGGAGGCGAGCCGGGTGTTCCGAGAGGCTCAGTCCGAATCACTGCTTGTCGGACGGTCGGTCGAGTCGATGGCGGCCGCAAGCGTGTACGCGGCGTGTCGGTGCCGAGAGACGCTCCTTACCGTCGGAGAACTCGCGGCGGTGTCCTCGTGTGAGGAACGAGACATCTGGCGGGCATACGGCGTTCTCAACACCGAACTCGGCTTAGACGTCCCCGTTCGGCGGCCGCAGGCGTTCGTCGCGAGCTGTGCGTCGGCGTGCAGGGAGTTGGTTCCGGCGCGTGTTCGCCGTCGTGCGCTCGAATTGGCGACGCGTTCGGAGAAGCACGGGTTGGCGAACGGACGCAATCCCGCGGGCGTTGCAGCGGGTTGTCTGTACTACGCGGGTGTCGAACAGGATGTCTCGCTCACCCAGGCGGCGTTAGCCGAAGCGGGCAACGTGAGTGAGAATACGCTTCGGAAGCGGTCTGCCGAACTCGATGGGATACTTGGGTAA
- a CDS encoding DUF7837 family putative zinc-binding protein, with product MTSDENANANTDSLGDCPHCETMLSRRHVLVEYETAAGQKHYAECPQCQDVVRPQPE from the coding sequence ATGACCTCAGACGAAAACGCAAACGCGAACACGGACTCCCTCGGTGACTGTCCGCACTGCGAAACGATGCTCTCCCGCCGGCACGTCCTCGTGGAGTACGAGACGGCTGCCGGGCAGAAACACTACGCCGAATGTCCGCAGTGTCAGGACGTAGTCCGGCCACAACCGGAGTAA
- a CDS encoding SWIM zinc finger family protein, which yields MTAPLARLDVTKRVIKRAQYEAFEFSIEAEGVRVRNGSHADPENHEYLVTVEDGLPSDCECPANAAYDGACKHRVAVAIRNPVLDAAIDRQVAADGGVPTKEPSATPESTETDRMAEGPTDCECSELSTDFPCWECVRTGYRSLSNDEQ from the coding sequence ATGACAGCACCACTAGCGAGATTGGACGTGACGAAGCGAGTGATCAAACGCGCCCAGTACGAGGCCTTCGAGTTCTCGATCGAAGCCGAAGGCGTTCGCGTACGAAACGGGAGCCACGCCGACCCGGAAAACCACGAGTACCTCGTGACAGTCGAAGACGGGCTTCCAAGTGACTGTGAGTGCCCTGCCAACGCCGCGTACGACGGCGCGTGCAAACACCGCGTCGCGGTGGCGATCCGAAACCCCGTCCTCGACGCCGCAATAGACAGGCAGGTCGCTGCGGACGGTGGTGTCCCGACGAAAGAGCCGAGCGCGACACCCGAATCCACTGAAACGGACAGGATGGCGGAGGGACCAACCGACTGTGAGTGTTCCGAACTCAGTACCGACTTTCCGTGTTGGGAATGCGTTAGAACGGGATATCGTTCCCTTTCGAACGACGAGCAGTGA
- a CDS encoding DUF7342 family protein, whose product MTEFDPAPESDDTQRRWQTRTDTFGRVYDVVLGITSPTAYTEIAELADCSPNAAKKHLERLAEMGITRANRDSRPATYERNEGYLEWQDATRIASELSVEEIIDRVEALEAQRTEYEAQFETDDPTAVNVFDHGDHETIHERMTAVSEWQGVIRDIRLYELARQLSQNDGHLIPA is encoded by the coding sequence ATGACTGAGTTCGATCCGGCCCCGGAGTCCGACGATACCCAGCGACGGTGGCAGACCCGAACAGACACGTTTGGTCGTGTCTACGATGTCGTCCTCGGGATTACGTCTCCAACTGCATACACCGAGATCGCTGAGCTTGCGGACTGTTCTCCGAACGCCGCGAAAAAGCACCTTGAACGCTTAGCGGAGATGGGCATCACTCGAGCCAATAGAGACAGCCGCCCGGCGACATACGAGCGAAACGAAGGATATCTCGAATGGCAGGATGCCACCCGGATCGCGTCCGAACTCTCTGTCGAGGAGATCATCGACCGAGTTGAGGCGCTTGAAGCGCAGCGGACGGAATACGAAGCGCAGTTCGAGACGGATGATCCAACAGCCGTCAACGTCTTTGACCACGGTGATCACGAAACCATCCACGAGCGGATGACCGCAGTGAGCGAGTGGCAGGGAGTGATTCGGGACATCAGGCTGTACGAACTTGCTCGCCAACTTTCCCAAAACGACGGGCATCTGATTCCGGCTTAA